The following coding sequences lie in one Glycine soja cultivar W05 chromosome 16, ASM419377v2, whole genome shotgun sequence genomic window:
- the LOC114389602 gene encoding vinorine synthase-like: protein MKVEVEIISREDIRPSSPTPSHLRVFNLSLLDHLIPSPYAPIILYYTSPNSDKTCLSEVPKRLELLKKSLSETLTQFYPLGGKIKELDFSIECNDEGANFVQAKVKCPLDKFLVQPQLTLLHKFLPTDLVSEGSNSGTYVTNIQVNIFECGGIAIGLCISHRILDGAALSTFIKGWSERAKGFNCDQLTKPNFIGSALFPTNNNPWLRDLSMRMWGSFFKQGKWVTKRFLFRNSDIAKLKAQTLGTATSTRLEIVSSMLWKSLMGVSKVRFGTQRPSLVTHLVNLRRRMDEALCPQHAMGNLLWLVAAEKMCDDHDEMGLEDLVGKLRKSISQVDEKFVEELRGDKGRSIMKESLGAISEKGSKGEVVDYVGFSSWCNFGYYEADFGWGKPTWVSGVGSIGSVSMFMNLIILVDTRLGDGIEAWVTLDEEDMTHLEANTELLTCATLDPSPLTMS, encoded by the coding sequence ATGAAAGTTGAAGTAGAAATCATTTCTAGAGAAGACATTAGGCCTTCTTCTCCCACACCCTCTCACCTGAGAGTCTTCAATCTTTCCCTTTTGGATCACCTCATTCCATCACCATATGCTCCCATAATCCTATACTACACCTCACCCAACAGTGACAAAACTTGCCTCTCTGAAGTCCCCAAGAGGTTAGAATTGCTGAAAAAATCTTTATCGGAGACACTAACCCAATTCTATCCTCTTGGTGGCAAAATCAAAGAATTAGACTTTTCCATTGAGTGCAATGATGAAGGTGCCAATTTTGTGCAAGCCAAAGTGAAGTGTCCTCTTGATAAATTTCTAGTCCAACCTCAGTTGACCTTACTTCACAAGTTTCTTCCCACTGATCTTGTTTCTGAAGGATCAAATTCAGGAACCTATGTGACTAACATTCAGGTAAACATCTTTGAATGTGGAGGAATTGCCATTGGCTTGTGCATTTCTCATAGAATCCTAGATGGGGCTGCACTAAGCACCTTTATAAAAGGGTGGTCAGAAAGAGCCAAGGGTTTTAATTGTGACCAATTAACCAAACCAAACTTTATAGGATCTGCTCTCTTCCCCACAAACAACAATCCATGGCTTAGAGACTTATCAATGCGCATGTGGGGTTCTTTTTTCAAACAAGGCAAGTGGGTAACAAAGAGGTTTCTCTTTAGAAACTCAGATATAGCCAAACTCAAGGCTCAAACATTAGGGACAGCAACTTCCACACGTTTGGAGATAGTTTCTTCCATGTTGTGGAAGTCCCTCATGGGTGTGTCTAAAGTACGGTTTGGCACACAAAGGCCTTCTTTGGTGACTCATTTGGTGAACCTTAGGAGGAGAATGGATGAGGCTCTTTGTCCTCAACATGCAATGGGAAATCTTCTTTGGTTGGTGGCTGCGGAGAAAATgtgtgatgatcatgatgagATGGGGTTGGAGGACTTGGTGGGGAAGTTGAGGAAATCAATATCACAAGTTGATGAAAAATTTGTTGAAGAATTGAGAGGTGATAAGGGAAGGTCAATTATGAAGGAGAGTCTTGGGGCAATAAGTGAGAAGGGATCAAAGGGTGAAGTAGTGGATTATGTTGGGTTTAGTAGTTGGTGCAATTTTGGGTATTATGAGGCTGATTTTGGGTGGGGAAAGCCCACTTGGGTGAGTGGTGTTGGTTCAATTGGTTCAGTTTCAATGTTTATGAATCTCATCATCCTAGTGGATACAAGGCTGGGAGATGGCATAGAAGCTTGGGTTACCTTGGATGAGGAGGACATGACTCATTTGGAAGCAAATACTGAACTCCTCACTTGTGCAACACTTGATCCAAGTCCTTTAACAATGAGTTGA
- the LOC114389495 gene encoding mechanosensitive ion channel protein 1, mitochondrial-like, which produces MAAVRSSSVRRLGSTIKGSFSMELVHHSMCMNLARFPSDSFNDPYYKRELQFAKNQFSNLASESLGSSHHFGTRANVLVKPTFSGYCFWSSLPFASMSNHVLNRRMYSSSSVGDKGSRDGGTEVSAGSGASDMNTGGDSVVGGDWAERIKDAWKSVAEAASYAGDKVKETSDDLTPYAQQLLDSHPYLDKVVIPVGGTLTATIIAWFLLPRILRKFHKYAMQGPVSLLPASVAGEPVPYEKSFWGAMEDPVRYLVTFIAFSQIGVMVAPTTITSQYLAPVWRGAVIVSFVWFLHRWKTNVFARSLSSQSLLGLDREKVFALDKISSIGLFVIGIMALAEACGVAVQSIVTVGGIGGVATAFATKDILGNVFSGLSMQFSKPFSIGDTIKAGSIEGQVVEMGLTSTSLLSSEKFPVIVPNSFFSSQVIVNKSRAEYRAIITKIPLQTEDLSKIPQISDDVKSMLRSNANVFLGKDVPYCFLSRIESSYAELTLGYNLKHMRKDELYSAEQDILLQAVQIIKNHGVALGSTWQDTSSK; this is translated from the exons ATGGCAGCTGTTAGGTCTTCCTCTGTAAGACGGTTGGGGAGCACAATTAAGGGTTCTTTTAGTATGGAATTAGTTCACCATAGTATGTGTATGAATCTTGCAAGGTTTCCGAGTGATTCGTTTAATGATCCTTATTACAAAAGAGAGTTACAGTTTGCTAAGAATCAGTTTAGTAATTTGGCTTCTGAATCCCTTGGAAGTAGTCATCACTTTGGTACTAGAGCCAATGTATTGGTTAAACCAACGTTCTCTGGTTATTGTTTTTGGAGTTCCCTTCCTTTTGCTTCCATGAGCAACCACGTTTTGAATCGTCGAATGTATTCATCGTCGTCGGTGGGTGACAAAGGAAGTAGAGATGGTGGTACAGAAGTTTCTGCTGGTTCTGGTGCGAGTGATATGAATACTGGTGGTGATTCTGTTGTTGGGGGTGATTGGGCTGAGAGGATTAAAGATGCTTGGAAGAGTGTGGCAGAGGCAGCATCATATGCTGGAGATAAGGTTAAAGAAACTTCTGATGATCTCACTCCATATGCTCAGCAGTTGCTTGATTCACACCCGTATCTTGACAAGGTGGTTATTCCAGTTGGTGGTACTTTAACTGCTACCATAATAGCTTGGTTCTTGCTGCCTAGGATTTTGAGGAAATTTCACAAATATGCAATGCAAGGTCCTGTTTCTCTATTGCCAGCAAGCGTGGCTGGGGAGCCAGTTCcttatgagaaaagcttttggGGTGCTATGGAGGATCCAGTGCGATATTTAGTTACCTTCATTGCATTCTCACAAAT TGGTGTTATGGTGGCTCCAACAACTATAACCTCACAATATCTTGCTCCCGTTTGGAGGGGTGCAGTGATTGTTTCATTTGTATGGTTTTTGCATAGATGGAAAACAAATGTTTTTGCACGGTCATTGTCTAGTCAAAGTTTACTTGGGCTTGATAGGGAGAAAGTGTTTGCTCTAGACAAAATCTCATCTATTGGTCTATTTGTGATTGGGATAATGGCTTTGGCTGAGGCTTGTGGTGTGGCCGTGCAATCTATTGTGACTGTTGGTGGTATAGGAG GTGTGGCTACTGCTTTTGCTACCAAGGACATTCTTGGCAATGTGTTCAGTGGTTTATCTATGCAGTTTTCAAAGCCCTTTTCAATTGGAGATACAATAAAA GCTGGCTCGATAGAGGGTCAAGTTGTGGAAATGGGTCTTACTAGCACGTCATTGCTGAGTTCAGAGAAGTTCCCAGTCATTGTgccaaactcatttttttctagCCAG GTTATTGTGAACAAGTCCCGTGCTGAATATCGCGCCATTATTACTAAAATTCCACTGCAAACTGAGGATTTAAGTAAGATTCCCCAGATATCAGATGATGTAAAAAGCATGCTCAGATCAAATGCAAATGTTTTCTTAGGGAAAGATGTTCCCTACTGTTTCTTATCCCGTATAGAAAGTTCATATGCAGAATTGACTCTTGGATACAACCTCAAACATATG CGCAAAGATGAATTATACTCTGCAGAACAAGATATTCTCTTGCAGGCAGTTCAAATCATTAAGAATCATGGGGTTGCTCTTGGCAGCACATGGCAAGACACGTCTTCTAAATGA
- the LOC114390815 gene encoding uncharacterized protein LOC114390815 has translation MSTMKNNFKDQDHLYSSWSFSKLMAFFFLLISISYLFYSLRFVSHSYDCDQTPHNPTITHHISFNTPSEEESTPPFEELTNISHIVFGIGASAKLWKQRKEYIKLWWRPNEMRGVVWLEQKVKTEAQNEDFLPPLRISSDTSRFKYKNQKGHRSAIRISRIVSETLRLGMEGVRWFVMGDDDTVFVAENLVKVLQKYDHNQFYYIGSSSESHLQNIYFSYNMAYGGGGFAISYPLAVALEKMQDRCIQRYPGLYGSDDRIQACMAELGVPLTKEKGFHQFDVYGNLFGLLAAHPVTPLVSLHHLDVVEPIFPNMSRVQALKRLNRPMKLDPAGLIQQSICYDKARTWTISVSWGYAVQIFRGIFSAREMEMPARTFLNWYKRADYTAYPFNTRPVSRHVCQKPFVYYLSRAVYDEGANETASQYVRVQQNPECNWKMEDPTQIKVVHVYKKPDPHLWDKAPRRNCCRVRRTKKQGTMVIDVGECKEDELVEL, from the exons aTGTCCACCATGAAGAACAATTTCAAAGACCAAGACCATCTCTACTCTTCATGGAGCTTCTCAAAGCTAATggctttcttcttcctcttaatCTCCATCTCCTACCTCTTCTACTCCCTAAGATTCGTTAGCCACTCTTATGATTGTGATCAAACCCCTCACAATCCCACCATCACTCATCATATTTCTTTCAACACCCCATCTGAAGAAGAGTCCACACCCCCCTTTGAAGAACTCACCAACATTTCCCACATAGTCTTTGGCATAGGAGCCTCAGCAAAGCTTTGGAAGCAGAGAAAAGAGTACATCAAGCTATGGTGGAGGCCTAATGAGATGCGAGGGGTTGTGTGGTTGGAGCAAAAGGTCAAAACTGAAGCTCAAAATGAGGACTTCTTGCCCCCATTGAGGATCTCTAGtgacacttcaaggttcaagtaTAAGAACCAAAAGGGTCATAGATCAGCTATTAGAATCTCACGCATAGTGTCTGAGACACTCAGGCTTGGGATGGAGGGTGTGAGGTGGTTTGTGATGGGGGATGATGACACGGTTTTTGTGGCAGAGAATTTGGTGAAAGTGTTGCAGAAATATGACCACAATCAGTTTTATTACATTGGGAGTTCCTCAGAGAGTCACTtgcaaaacatttatttttcttataacatGGCTTATGGGGGTGGTGGTTTTGCAATTAGTTATCCCTTGGCTGTGGCATTGGAGAAGATGCAAGATAGGTGCATTCAGAGGTATCCAGGGTTGTATGGCTCTGATGATAGGATTCAGGCTTGTATGGCAGAATTGGGAGTTCCACTCACCAAGGAAAAAGGGTTCCATCAG TTTGACGTGTACGGCAACCTCTTTGGGCTTCTTGCGGCCCATCCAGTTACACCACTGGTATCCCTCCATCACTTGGACGTGGTAGAGCCCATATTTCCAAACATGAGCCGGGTACAGGCCCTGAAGCGTCTGAATCGGCCCATGAAGTTGGACCCGGCTGGGCTCATACAACAATCAATTTGCTATGACAAAGCCCGGACCTGGACCATATCCGTTTCATGGGGCTATGCGGTTCAAATTTTCCGGGGCATCTTCTCAGCCCGGGAAATGGAGATGCCAGCAAGGACATTCCTGAACTGGTACAAGCGGGCGGATTACACGGCGTATCCGTTCAACACGCGGCCGGTCAGCCGCCATGTTTGTCAGAAACCGTTTGTTTATTACTTGTCTAGGGCAGTGTATGATGAGGGTGCTAATGAAACTGCAAGTCAATATGTACGGGTTCAGCAAAACCCGGAATGCAATTGGAAAATGGAGGATCCAACCCAAATCAAAGTGGTGCATGTTTATAAGAAACCCGACCCGCATTTGTGGGACAAG GCTCCAAGAAGAAATTGTTGTAGGGTTCGACGTACAAAGAAGCAAGGAACTATGGTGATTGATGTGGGGGAATGCAAGGAAGATGAACTTGTTGAATTGTAG
- the LOC114389496 gene encoding putative UDP-rhamnose:rhamnosyltransferase 1, translating to MAENEIHVVMLPWSAFGHLIPFFKLSIALAKAGVHVSFISTPKNIQRLPKIPSNLAHLVHFVQLPLPSLDKEHLPEGAEATVDIPSEEIEFLKLAYDKLQHPVKQFVANQLPNWIICDFSPHWIVDIAQEFQVKLIFYSVFSAASMNIFAPSTRKFPVTPESLTVPPEWVTFPSSVAYRIHEAIPFCAGANDVNASGVRDYERMATVCCASKAVIFRSCYEIEGEYLNAFQKLVGKPVIPIGILPADSADREREIIDGSTSGKIFEWLDEQASKSVVFVGFGSELKLNKDQVFEIAYGIEESQLPFLWGLRKPSWATNDEDFLPVGFIERTSNRGVVCMGWIPQQEILAHPSIGGSLFHSGWGSVIETLQFGHNLVVLPFIIDQPLNARFLVEKGLAIEVKMTEDGSFTRNEIAKSLRQAMVLEEGKKLRINTGEAAAIVGNLKLHQDHYIAAFVQFLKNGS from the coding sequence ATGGCTGAGAATGAAATTCATGTAGTGATGCTTCCATGGTCTGCCTTTGGCCACTTAATACCATTTTTCAAACTTTCCATAGCCTTAGCCAAAGCTGGTGTTCATGTCTCCTTCATATCCACTCCCAAAAACATTCAAAGGCTTCCCAAAATTCCTTCAAATTTAGCTCATTTGGTTCATTTTGTGCAACTTCCTTTGCCATCATTAGACAAAGAGCACTTGCCAGAAGGTGCTGAGGCCACTGTAGACATTCCATCTGAAGAAATTGAGTTCTTAAAGTTGGCATATGATAAATTGCAACATCCTGTGAAGCAATTTGTGGCCAATCAGTTGCCAAATTGGATAATTTGTGATTTTAGTCCTCACTGGATTGTAGACATTGCTCAAGAGTTTCAGGTTAAGTTAATCTTCTATTCTGTTTTCTCGGCTGCTTCAATGAATATTTTCGCACCAAGTACGAGGAAATTTCCTGTAACTCCTGAAAGTCTAACAGTGCCACCAGAATGGGTGACATTTCCATCTTCAGTGGCTTATCGAATACACGAGGCAATACCTTTTTGTGCTGGTGCTAACGACGTAAATGCTTCTGGGGTGCGTGACTATGAAAGGATGGCCACGGTATGTTGTGCCTCTAAAGCTGTAATATTTCGTAGCTGCTACGAGATTGAAGGAGAATATCTTAATGCATTCCAGAAACTAGTTGGGAAGCCTGTGATTCCCATAGGTATATTGCCTGCAGATAGTGcagacagagagagagaaattattGATGGGAGTACTAGTGGTAAGATATTTGAGTGGCTTGATGAGCAAGCATCAAAATCTGTTGTATTTGTGGGGTTTGGCAGTGAGTTGAAGCTGAACAAGGACCAAGTTTTTGAGATAGCTTATGGAATTGAGGAGTCTCAATTGCCATTTTTATGGGGACTGAGAAAACCAAGTTGGGCAACCAATGATGAAGATTTTCTACCAGTTGGTTTTATTGAAAGGACATCTAACAGAGGAGTTGTTTGTATGGGGTGGATACCACAACAGGAAATATTGGCACATCCATCTATTGGGGGTTCTTTGTTTCACTCTGGTTGGGGTTCTGTCATTGAAACCCTGCAGTTTGGTCATAACCTTGTTGTATTACCCTTCATTATAGATCAACCTCTTAATGCAAGGTTTTTGGTTGAAAAGGGTCTAGCCATTGAAGTGAAAATGACTGAAGATGGATCATTCACTAGAAACGAAATTGCCAAATCTCTTAGACAAGCTATGGTTTTGGAGGAAGGTAAGAAGCTCAGAATTAATACAGGAGAAGCTGCTGCAATTGTGGGAAACTTGAAGCTGCACCAGGATCATTACATAGCTGCGTTTGTTCAGTTTCTTAAGAATGGAAGCTAG